A genomic window from Astatotilapia calliptera chromosome 12, fAstCal1.2, whole genome shotgun sequence includes:
- the gle1 gene encoding mRNA export factor GLE1 isoform X1, with product MPSESLRWETLQALKNSPKGKISFDPFWLERGEPLLAGCKDSPSLSPIAGVILERLSSAPLQKSSSFLGSRSGDSSPVLSEVSISSTGSVADVSARTAAFSAAASVKNEREQSLSDKVKDESPEADVSGVSSPTSLPAISLLSPKAMEMAGCIIKVQEEHREKAKLALRVRQEMQEKLVAAVASAESEQLKRFEELMELKQRQEYQSMRDMMERETKESIGRQEKLKEEQRRRITLVNLRLREAEQQRLREAELERQRQAEGRERLRSLNSIQEEILQLNQLLEPSTQTKTDLPPASLSSYSTRGNQLCSQVSEVVRKTAEGNFPSLEDMTVAERALHEMRALIRLMQEEAANVREKKKKEQEQEEERRKQAELLAKQEGEKKAAQLAKEKAQRKGLQNSAEDVTLKWYKDLQEAASRCAQSFEQLSSAKDGQTKKLKLELQKAATIPVSQIASNSGSQLREIFDKIDKLLSGRPVVSGGKSVSTSQHPQGLDFASYKLAEKFVKQGEEEVASHHEAAFPIAVVASGVWELHPQVGDLILAHLHKKCPYAIPHYPPMKEGTPVDEYQRILGYRVDDSGVEGQDSFLKRMSGMIRLYAAIIQLKWPYSSKQGPVPHGLNHGWRWLAQMLNMEPLADVTATLLFDFLEVCGNALMNQYRSQFWKLILLLKEEYFPRIEAVTSSGQMGSVIRLKQFLETSLQRRQISPPRGQLGSGFWRS from the exons ATGCCTTCTGAAAGTCTACGATGGGAAACTTTACAGGCCTTAAAAAATTCACCAAAGGGGAAAATCTCCTTCGACCCATTCTGGTTGGAAAGGGGAGAG CCTCTTTTAGCAGGTTGTAAAGACTCCCCAAGCTTGTCTCCAATCGCTGGTGTCATATTGGAGCGTCTCAGCTCGGCTCCCCTGCAGAAGTCATCATCCTTCCTGGGCTCCAGATCCGGAGACTCCAGCCCTGTTCTCTCAGAAGTCTCTATTTCTTCTACCGGATCTGTCGCCGATGTCAGCGCCAGGACAGCTGCATTTTCTGCAGCAGCGTCTGTAAAGAATGAGCGAGAACAG AGTCTTAGTGATAAGGTGAAGGATGAAAGTCCAGAGGCAGATGTCAGTGGAGTTTCCAGTCCTACGTCACTTCCTGCCatttccctcctgtctcccaAAGCCATGGAGATGGCTGGCTGTATCATCAAAGTTCAGGAGGAGCATCGAGAAAAGGCTAAG TTGGCCCTCAGGGTGCGGCAGGAGATGCAGGAGAAGCTCGTAGCGGCGGTTGCGAGCGCCGAGTCAGAGCAGCTGAAACGCTTTGAGGAGCTCATGgagctgaagcagaggcaggAGTACCAGAGTATGAGGGACATGATGGAAAGAGA AACGAAGGAGAGCATCGGGCGTCAAGAGAAGCTGAAGGAGGAGCAGCGGCGTAGAATAACG CTCGTCAACCTACGGCTGAGGGAGGCAGAGCAGCAGCGTCTTCGGGAGGCAGAACTCGAGAGGCAAAGGCAGGCGGAGGGCAGGGAGAGACTGCGTAGCCTCAACAGCATCCAGGAGGAGATCCTGCAGCTCAACCAGCTGCTTGAGCCCTCCACCCAGACCAAGACGGACCTCCCACCGGCCAGCCTCAGCTCCTACAGCACCCGAGGGAACCAGCTGTGCTCCCAGGTGTCGGAGGTGGTGCGAAAGACTGCAGAG GGCAACTTCCCCAGCTTGGAGGACATGACTGTGGCAGAGCGAGCCCTGCACGAGATGAGAGCGCTTATTCGGCTGATGCAGGAGGAAGCGGCCAATGTtcgagagaagaaaaagaaggagcaagagcaggaggaggagcgcAGGAAACAGGCGGAGCTGCTGGCGAAGCAGGAGGGGGAGAAGAAGGCGGCACAGCTGGCCAAAGAGAAGGCACAGAGGAAAG GGTTGCAGAACAGCGCTGAAGACGTCACGCTGAAGTGGTACAAGGATCTGCAGGAGGCGGCCTCTCGGTGCGCTCAGTCCTTCGAACAGCTCAGCTCTGCAAAAGACGGACAG ACAAAGAAACTGAAGCTGGAGCTCCAGAAAGCTGCCACCATCCCTGTCAGTCAGATCGCCAGCAACTCCGGATCGCAGCTCCGAGAAATCTTCGACAAGATCGACAAGCTTCTGTCGGGACGGCCGGTCGTGTCTGGGGGGAAATCGGTATCCACCTCACAACATCCGCAGGGTCTCGATTTCGCCAGCTACAAACTGGCGGAGAAGTTTGTG AAACAAGGAGAGGAGGAAGTGGCGTCTCACCACGAAGCGGCCTTCCCCATCGCCGTGGTGGCTTCTGGAGTCTGGGAGCTGCACCCTCAGGTGGGAGACCTCATCCTCGCCCACCTGCACAAGAAATGCCCCTATGCAATCCCTCACTACCCTCCGATGAAGGAGGGCACGCCCGTGGATGAATACCAGAGGATTCTTGGTTACCGTGTAGACGACTCTGGGGTCGAAGGTCAGGACAGTTTCTTGAAGAGGATGTCCGGGATGATTCGCCTCTACGCCGCCATCATCCAGCTGAAGTGGCCCTACAGCTCCAAACAAGGG ccCGTTCCTCATGGTCTGAACCACGGCTGGCGTTGGTTGGCTCAGATGCTCAACATGGAGCCTCTGGCAGACGTCACAGCGACTCTGCTGTTTGACTTTCTAGAG GTTTGTGGGAACGCTCTGATGAACCAGTATCGGAGCCAGTTCTGGAAGCTCATCCTGCTACTGAAAGAGGAATACTTCCCCAG GATTGAAGCGGTGACCAGCAGTGGACAGATGGGCTCAGTCATCAGACTCAAACAGTTCCTGGAG ACATCGCTGCAGAGACGACAGATCAGTCCGCCCAGAGGCCAGCTGGGCTCCGGGTTCTGGAGGTCTTGA
- the gle1 gene encoding mRNA export factor GLE1 isoform X2 yields MPSESLRWETLQALKNSPKGKISFDPFWLERGEPLLAGCKDSPSLSPIAGVILERLSSAPLQKSSSFLGSRSGDSSPVLSEVSISSTGSVADVSARTAAFSAAASVKNEREQSLSDKVKDESPEADVSGVSSPTSLPAISLLSPKAMEMAGCIIKVQEEHREKAKLALRVRQEMQEKLVAAVASAESEQLKRFEELMELKQRQEYQSMRDMMERETKESIGRQEKLKEEQRRRITLVNLRLREAEQQRLREAELERQRQAEGRERLRSLNSIQEEILQLNQLLEPSTQTKTDLPPASLSSYSTRGNQLCSQVSEVVRKTAEGNFPSLEDMTVAERALHEMRALIRLMQEEAANVREKKKKEQEQEEERRKQAELLAKQEGEKKAAQLAKEKAQRKGLQNSAEDVTLKWYKDLQEAASRCAQSFEQLSSAKDGQTKKLKLELQKAATIPVSQIASNSGSQLREIFDKIDKLLSGRPVVSGGKSVSTSQHPQGLDFASYKLAEKFVKQGEEEVASHHEAAFPIAVVASGVWELHPQVGDLILAHLHKKCPYAIPHYPPMKEGTPVDEYQRILGYRVDDSGVEGQDSFLKRMSGMIRLYAAIIQLKWPYSSKQGPVPHGLNHGWRWLAQMLNMEPLADVTATLLFDFLEVCGNALMNQYRSQFWKLILLLKEEYFPR; encoded by the exons ATGCCTTCTGAAAGTCTACGATGGGAAACTTTACAGGCCTTAAAAAATTCACCAAAGGGGAAAATCTCCTTCGACCCATTCTGGTTGGAAAGGGGAGAG CCTCTTTTAGCAGGTTGTAAAGACTCCCCAAGCTTGTCTCCAATCGCTGGTGTCATATTGGAGCGTCTCAGCTCGGCTCCCCTGCAGAAGTCATCATCCTTCCTGGGCTCCAGATCCGGAGACTCCAGCCCTGTTCTCTCAGAAGTCTCTATTTCTTCTACCGGATCTGTCGCCGATGTCAGCGCCAGGACAGCTGCATTTTCTGCAGCAGCGTCTGTAAAGAATGAGCGAGAACAG AGTCTTAGTGATAAGGTGAAGGATGAAAGTCCAGAGGCAGATGTCAGTGGAGTTTCCAGTCCTACGTCACTTCCTGCCatttccctcctgtctcccaAAGCCATGGAGATGGCTGGCTGTATCATCAAAGTTCAGGAGGAGCATCGAGAAAAGGCTAAG TTGGCCCTCAGGGTGCGGCAGGAGATGCAGGAGAAGCTCGTAGCGGCGGTTGCGAGCGCCGAGTCAGAGCAGCTGAAACGCTTTGAGGAGCTCATGgagctgaagcagaggcaggAGTACCAGAGTATGAGGGACATGATGGAAAGAGA AACGAAGGAGAGCATCGGGCGTCAAGAGAAGCTGAAGGAGGAGCAGCGGCGTAGAATAACG CTCGTCAACCTACGGCTGAGGGAGGCAGAGCAGCAGCGTCTTCGGGAGGCAGAACTCGAGAGGCAAAGGCAGGCGGAGGGCAGGGAGAGACTGCGTAGCCTCAACAGCATCCAGGAGGAGATCCTGCAGCTCAACCAGCTGCTTGAGCCCTCCACCCAGACCAAGACGGACCTCCCACCGGCCAGCCTCAGCTCCTACAGCACCCGAGGGAACCAGCTGTGCTCCCAGGTGTCGGAGGTGGTGCGAAAGACTGCAGAG GGCAACTTCCCCAGCTTGGAGGACATGACTGTGGCAGAGCGAGCCCTGCACGAGATGAGAGCGCTTATTCGGCTGATGCAGGAGGAAGCGGCCAATGTtcgagagaagaaaaagaaggagcaagagcaggaggaggagcgcAGGAAACAGGCGGAGCTGCTGGCGAAGCAGGAGGGGGAGAAGAAGGCGGCACAGCTGGCCAAAGAGAAGGCACAGAGGAAAG GGTTGCAGAACAGCGCTGAAGACGTCACGCTGAAGTGGTACAAGGATCTGCAGGAGGCGGCCTCTCGGTGCGCTCAGTCCTTCGAACAGCTCAGCTCTGCAAAAGACGGACAG ACAAAGAAACTGAAGCTGGAGCTCCAGAAAGCTGCCACCATCCCTGTCAGTCAGATCGCCAGCAACTCCGGATCGCAGCTCCGAGAAATCTTCGACAAGATCGACAAGCTTCTGTCGGGACGGCCGGTCGTGTCTGGGGGGAAATCGGTATCCACCTCACAACATCCGCAGGGTCTCGATTTCGCCAGCTACAAACTGGCGGAGAAGTTTGTG AAACAAGGAGAGGAGGAAGTGGCGTCTCACCACGAAGCGGCCTTCCCCATCGCCGTGGTGGCTTCTGGAGTCTGGGAGCTGCACCCTCAGGTGGGAGACCTCATCCTCGCCCACCTGCACAAGAAATGCCCCTATGCAATCCCTCACTACCCTCCGATGAAGGAGGGCACGCCCGTGGATGAATACCAGAGGATTCTTGGTTACCGTGTAGACGACTCTGGGGTCGAAGGTCAGGACAGTTTCTTGAAGAGGATGTCCGGGATGATTCGCCTCTACGCCGCCATCATCCAGCTGAAGTGGCCCTACAGCTCCAAACAAGGG ccCGTTCCTCATGGTCTGAACCACGGCTGGCGTTGGTTGGCTCAGATGCTCAACATGGAGCCTCTGGCAGACGTCACAGCGACTCTGCTGTTTGACTTTCTAGAG GTTTGTGGGAACGCTCTGATGAACCAGTATCGGAGCCAGTTCTGGAAGCTCATCCTGCTACTGAAAGAGGAATACTTCCCCAGGTAG